GCCGGACGAATACATTCCCTCCTATGAACAGTCTTACGGCCCCAACTGGCGGCAAGAGATCGAGGATGGGTCGCGCCAGGGGCACCTCGAGCGCAATCCCGACCGCAAGCATCGTCCCCTTTCCACATCGGTCGGCGCCACCTGGAACCTCGGCAGCGGCTATTCGGCCGCCCTGTCCCTGGCGCGTACCGAGCGGGCGCCGAATATGCGCGAGCTGTTCGCATACGGCAACAACCTCGCCACCAACAGCTATGAAATGGGGCTGCTGGCCGACTGGAGTTTCATCGATCCCATCGTCGAGGCGGCTGGCATCATCCGCGGGGATGTCCTCGAGAAATCGAACGCGGTGAACCTGACTTTCCGCAAGGCCGGCGGCCCGTTCGAATTCGAGGTCGGCATATTCCACCAGGATGTCGACGACTATGTGTACACGCATGCGCTGGAAACCGAGACCCGCAATGGCGTGGCCCATCATTTCCTGCTCTACACCGCGGGAAAGGCGCGCTTCAACGGCATCGACGGCCAGGCCAGCTACCGCCTGACGCCGGCCTCGACGGTGACTGTGTTCGGCGACTATGTACACGCCGAACTCGCCGACGAGAAAGGCTATCTGCCGCGCATCCCGCCGGCGCGCCTCGGCGCCCGCTACCAGGGCGACTGGGGGCCGCTGTCGGCGGGGTTCGAGCTCTACCGCCAGTTCACGCAGGACCGGTTGGCGCCGCTCGAGACCCGCACCGATGGCTACACCATGCTCAACGCGACCCTGGCCTATCGCTTTCCCCACGGCGCCGCGCGCTGGACCGAGGTCTACCTCAGCGGCACCAATCTGACGGACGAGCTGGCGTATAGCCATGCGTCCTTCGTGAAAGCCCGGTCGCCGCTGCGCGGACGCAATATCGTGTTCGGACTGCGTCATCAGTTCTGACGGCCTTCGCGCGCGGCGAAGCCATGGGATCTTGAGGGGAGATACTCCCCCCTCCCGGACCAGGGGACGGCAATACTCCCCTGGGCCATCCTGTGCAAAGGTGAATGCTATTGCTCATCCGTAGCCCACTGCGAAGGAGAAACCTATCGCTCATCCGTTGTGGGGAATCGCTTGATCGACTATCGCTCATCCTTATCGCGCTTGATGATATTAACTAAAATTAATAATTCGCACACCCCCGTTTAAGCCGGCGACGGGCATCATCGAAGGTAGGGAAAAATACGCTCTCAACCTTGTCACCCGGATCCGCCACCATGCCCTCGAACATCCCCTTGCGCCAGCGCCAGCCGGCCGTTGGCGCTGCCCTGCTGGCCGCGCTGCTGCTGTCCGCCTGCGCCAAAGACCCGAAGCCCGCCGCGCCCACCGTTCCGGAGGTGGCCGTATTAACGATGAGCACGTCCAATGTCGCGCTGAACATCGCCCTGCCGGGACGCACCGCGCCCTTCCTGCTGGCCGAGGTGCGGGCGCGCGTCGACGGCATCGTGCAGGAGCGCCGGTTCAGGGAAGGGGCGGACGTGAAACAGGGCGAGCCGCTGTACCTGATCGATCCGGCGCCCTACCGCGCCGCACTGGCCAGCGCCGAGGCCGAGCTGCAGCGGGCCCAGGCCACGCTGGCCAGCAATGCCTCCCTGCTCAAGCGCAACCAGGTGCTGGTCAAGGAAAATGCGGTCAGCAAGCAGGAATTCGAGAACGCCGAAGCGGCGCAGCTGGAAGCCGCGGCCGACGTCGCCGCCGCCCGGGCCGCCGTCGAGACCGCCCGCATCAACCTCGGCTATACCAGCGTGACTGCGCCGATCACCGGCCGCAGCAGCGTCTCGGCCGTGACGCAAGGCGCCTACGTCCAGGGCAGCGCCGCCACCCTGATGACCACCATCCAGCAGATCGACCCGATGTACGTCGACCTGCAGCAGTCGAGCGTCGACGGCTTGGCCCTGCGGCGCGAACTCGCCGCCGGCCGGGTGCGCATGGATGGCGCGCATGCCGCCAAAGTGAGCCTGACGCTGGAAGACGGCAGCACCTATTCGCGCCAGGGCACGCTCGAGTTCTCCGGCGTGACGGTCGACCAGGCCACCGGCGCGGTCACCCTGCGCGCGCGCTTCCCGAATCCCGACAGGCTGCTGTTGCCCGGCATGTTCGTGCGCGCCAGCGTGAGCCAGGGCGTGCGCCAGGCCGTGATGCGGGTGCCGGCGCCGGCCGTCTCGCGCACGCCGCAGGGCACGGCCACCGTGATGGTGGTCGACCGCGAGAACAAGGCCCAGGTGCGCACGGTGCGCACCGGCGCCCTGGTCGACGGCTACTGGTTGATCGACGAGGGCCTGAAGGAAGGCGAGCGGGTGGTTGTGAGCGGCACCCAGAAGCTGCGGCCCGGCACCGTGGTCAGGATCGGCGCGCCGTCGGCGCCGGCCAGCCAGGCTCCCGCGACGCCGGCGCGCCAGGGATAGACGACGATGCCAAAGTTCTTCATCCAGCGCCCGATCTTCGCGATCGTCATCTCGCTGCTCATCATGCTGGCGGGCGGCATCGCCCTGTATAACATGCCGGTCGAGCAGTATCCGCCGGTGTCGCCGCCGTCGGTGCAGATCCAGGCCGACTTCCCCGGCGCCTCGGCCGAGACCATGCAGAACACCGTGATCCAGGTGATCGAGCAGCAGCTGACGGCAATCGACAACCTGCTGTACATGGATTCCTCGAGCGACGATTCGGGCCGCTCGACCACCACCCTGACCTTCGCCGCCGGCACCGATCCCGACATCGCCCAGGTGCAGGTGCAGAACCAGCTGCAGGCGGCGGTGCCGCGCCTGCCCGCCGAGGTGCAACAGACCGGCCTGCGGGTGACCAAGTCGACCAGCGACTTCCTGATGGTGGCCGCCTTCGTGTCGGACGACGACAGCATGACCAAGTTCGACATCGCCAACTACGTGTCGTCGAACATCCAGGATCCGCTCAGCCGCATCTCGGGCGTGGGCAGCATGAACGTGTTCGGCACCCAGTACGCAATGCGGATCTGGCTCGACCCGATCAAGCTGACCGCCTATGCGCTGACGCCGCTCGACGTCAGCAATGCGATCCGGGCCCAGAACGTGCAGGTCTCGGGCGGCCAACTGGGCGGCACACCCGCGGTGCAGGGCCAGTCGGTCAACGCCACCATCACCCAGGCCACGCTGCTGCGCACGCCCGAGGAATTCCAGCGCATCCTGGTCAAGGTCCAGCCGGACGGTTCGAGCGTGCGCGTGGGCGACGTGGCGCGGGTCGCCCTGGGATCGGAGAACTACCACGTCGACGTGCGCTACAACGGCAAGCCGGCGTCTGGCCTGGGCATCCAGCTGGCGCCGGGCGCCAACGCGCTCGACACCGCCGTCGCGGTGCGCGCCCGCCTGACCGAGCTGGGCGAATTCTTCCCGCCGGGCCTGCGCACCGTGTACCCGAACGACGTCACGCCCTTCATCGAGCAATCGATCAGCGGTGTGGTGCACACCCTGATCGAGGGCATCGTGCTGGTGTTCCTGGTCATGTACCTGTTCCTGCAGAACTTCCGCGCCACCCTGATCCCGTCGATCACGGTGCCGGTGGTGCTGCTGGGGACCTTCGGCATCATGTCGGCGCTCGGCTTCACCGTCAATACGCTGTCGATGTTCGGCCTGGTGCTGTCGATCGGCCTGCTGGTGGACGATGCCATCGTGGTGGTCGAGAACGTCGAGCGCGTGATGCACGAAGACGGCCTGGAGCCGAAGGAAGCGACCGTCAAGGCCATGGGCCAGATCACCAGCGCCCTGATCGGCGTGGCGCTGGTGCTGTCGGCGGTGTTCGTCCCGGTGGCCTTCTCGAGCGGCACGGTGGGCGCGATCTACCGCGAATTCTCGCTCACGGTGGTGGCCTCGATGCTGCTGTCGGCCTTCATCGCGCTGACCCTGACGCCGGCGCTGTGCGCCACCATGCTCAAGCCGGTCGACCCCGGCCACCATGAAAAGAAGGGCTTCTTCGGCTGGTTCAACCGCGGTTTCGAGAAGAACCGCGACCGCTACCTGGGCGGCGTGACCCGCATCCTGGGCCGGCGCACGCTGTGGATGGTGGTCTACCTGGCCATGATCGGCATTGTCGCGGCCCTGTTCCTGCGCCTGCCTGGCGGCTTCCTGCCCAAGGAAGACCAGGGCTACATGATCGTGCAGGTCCAGACCTCGGCCGGCACCACCCAGGAAGTCACCGGCCATGTGCTCGACGAGATCAGCAACTACCTGCTGAACGACGAGAAGGCGATGGTCGAGGCGACCATGATCATCAACGGCGCGGCCCAGGGCCAGCGCGGCCAGAACGTGGGCCGCATGTTCGTGCGCTTGCGCAACTGGGACGAGCGCAAGGACGACGCGCTGCACGTGTCGGCGCTGAGCAACCGCATCGCCGCGCGCTACAAGGACCTGCAGAACGCCACGGTGGTGCCGATCGAGCCGCCGTCGATCCGCGGCCTGGGCTCGGCCACCGGTTTCACGATGCAGCTGCAGGACCGCGGCGGCCTGGGACGCGAGGCGCTGGCCGAAGCGCGCGAGCAGCTCCTGGCGCTGGCGGCGAAAGAACCGGCGCTGACCCGGGTGCGCTTCACGGGCCAGTCCGACAATCCGACCTACAAGATCGACATCGACCGCGAGAAGGCGGCCGCGCTGGGGGTCGACCTGACCCTGGTCGACCAGACCTTCTCGAGCGCCTGGGGCTCGCGCTACATCAACAACTTCCTCGACATGGACAACCGCATCAAGCGCGTGTATATCCAGGCCGACGCCCAGTTCAGGATGAATCCGGACGACATCAAGCTGCTCCACGTGCGCAATGCGCAGGGCGACATGGTGCCGTTCTCGAGCTTCGCCAGCGCGCGCTGGTCGTGGGGATCGCCGTCGATGCAGCGCTATAACGGCATCACCTCGGCCGAGATCGTGGGCCAGCCGAGCCCCGGCCACAGCACCGGCGAGGCGATGGCCATCATGACCCGGCTGGCGGCCCAGCTGCCGCAGGGGATCGGCTTCGAATGGAGCGGCATCTCGCTGCAGGAATCGCAGGCCGGAGCCCAGGCGCCGCTGCTGTATGCGCTGTCGATCCTGGTCGTGTTCCTGTGCCTGGCCGCGCTGTACGAAAGCTGGGCGATCCCGATCTCGGTGATCATGGTGGTGCCGATCGGGGTGCTGGGCGCGCTGGGCGCGGCCACCGCCTTCGGCATGGAAAACGACGTGTTCTTCCAGGTCGGCCTGTTGACCACCATCGGCCTGTCGGCCAAGAACGCGATCCTGATCGCCGAGTTCGCGCGCGAGCTGCAGATGCAGGGCCTGGGGCTGGTCGAGGCGGTGATGGAAGCGTCCAAGGTGCGACTGCGGCCGATCATCATGACCTCGATGGCCTTCATCCTGGGCGTGCTGCCGCTGGCGATTTCCAGCGGGGCCGGTTCGGGCAGCCAGAACGCGCTGGGCATCGGCGTCATCGGCGGGATGCTGACGGCGACCTTCCTGGCGACCTTCATGATCCCGCTGTTCTACGTGATCGTCGCCGGCCGCGCCAAGGCGCCGGTGGCGGACCGGGCGCAAGCGGATACAATGCCGGCTTCCCACTGAGACCGCCGTGAAACTGCTACTCGTCGAAGACAATGAACGCGTGGCCCGCTTCGTCAGGAAGGGGCTGACCGAGGCCGGCCATACGGTCGACCACGCCGACAATGGCCGCGACGGCATGTACCATGCCGTCAGCGAGCCCTATGATGCGATCGTCATGGACCGCATGCTGCCGGGCGGGATCGACGG
This portion of the Telluria beijingensis genome encodes:
- a CDS encoding efflux RND transporter periplasmic adaptor subunit is translated as MPSNIPLRQRQPAVGAALLAALLLSACAKDPKPAAPTVPEVAVLTMSTSNVALNIALPGRTAPFLLAEVRARVDGIVQERRFREGADVKQGEPLYLIDPAPYRAALASAEAELQRAQATLASNASLLKRNQVLVKENAVSKQEFENAEAAQLEAAADVAAARAAVETARINLGYTSVTAPITGRSSVSAVTQGAYVQGSAATLMTTIQQIDPMYVDLQQSSVDGLALRRELAAGRVRMDGAHAAKVSLTLEDGSTYSRQGTLEFSGVTVDQATGAVTLRARFPNPDRLLLPGMFVRASVSQGVRQAVMRVPAPAVSRTPQGTATVMVVDRENKAQVRTVRTGALVDGYWLIDEGLKEGERVVVSGTQKLRPGTVVRIGAPSAPASQAPATPARQG
- a CDS encoding efflux RND transporter permease subunit, with translation MPKFFIQRPIFAIVISLLIMLAGGIALYNMPVEQYPPVSPPSVQIQADFPGASAETMQNTVIQVIEQQLTAIDNLLYMDSSSDDSGRSTTTLTFAAGTDPDIAQVQVQNQLQAAVPRLPAEVQQTGLRVTKSTSDFLMVAAFVSDDDSMTKFDIANYVSSNIQDPLSRISGVGSMNVFGTQYAMRIWLDPIKLTAYALTPLDVSNAIRAQNVQVSGGQLGGTPAVQGQSVNATITQATLLRTPEEFQRILVKVQPDGSSVRVGDVARVALGSENYHVDVRYNGKPASGLGIQLAPGANALDTAVAVRARLTELGEFFPPGLRTVYPNDVTPFIEQSISGVVHTLIEGIVLVFLVMYLFLQNFRATLIPSITVPVVLLGTFGIMSALGFTVNTLSMFGLVLSIGLLVDDAIVVVENVERVMHEDGLEPKEATVKAMGQITSALIGVALVLSAVFVPVAFSSGTVGAIYREFSLTVVASMLLSAFIALTLTPALCATMLKPVDPGHHEKKGFFGWFNRGFEKNRDRYLGGVTRILGRRTLWMVVYLAMIGIVAALFLRLPGGFLPKEDQGYMIVQVQTSAGTTQEVTGHVLDEISNYLLNDEKAMVEATMIINGAAQGQRGQNVGRMFVRLRNWDERKDDALHVSALSNRIAARYKDLQNATVVPIEPPSIRGLGSATGFTMQLQDRGGLGREALAEAREQLLALAAKEPALTRVRFTGQSDNPTYKIDIDREKAAALGVDLTLVDQTFSSAWGSRYINNFLDMDNRIKRVYIQADAQFRMNPDDIKLLHVRNAQGDMVPFSSFASARWSWGSPSMQRYNGITSAEIVGQPSPGHSTGEAMAIMTRLAAQLPQGIGFEWSGISLQESQAGAQAPLLYALSILVVFLCLAALYESWAIPISVIMVVPIGVLGALGAATAFGMENDVFFQVGLLTTIGLSAKNAILIAEFARELQMQGLGLVEAVMEASKVRLRPIIMTSMAFILGVLPLAISSGAGSGSQNALGIGVIGGMLTATFLATFMIPLFYVIVAGRAKAPVADRAQADTMPASH